The stretch of DNA TGTTGTCGACGGTCAGGCGCATCGCCAGGCCGGCGGTCTGCCAGCCGCTGGCGCACAGGCTGCCGAAGATCGAATGCTTCGCCGCTTCTTCGTCCAGGTGGAAGGGCTGCGGGTCGTACTTGGCCGCGAACTCCTTGATCTCCTCCGCGGTGACGGAGGTGGTGCCGAGCTCGCGTGTGCTGCCCGGAGTCATGTCTTCCCAGTAGATGCTGAAGGCCACGGTCAACGTCCTCCCGACACTTCCACCAGCGACATGGTGGTGTAGCTCGCTTCCGGCGACAGCAGCCAGACGATGGCCTGCGCCACTTCCTCCGCCGTGCCGCCACGCTGCATCGGCACCTGGTGCTTCAGGTCCTTCACCCGGTTCGGCTGGCCGCCGGAGGCGTGGATGTCGGTTTCGATCAATCCGGGGCGCACCGCGTTGACGCGGATGCCGTCGTCCGCCACTTCCTTGGCCAGGCCGATCGTGAAGGTGTCGATGGCGCCCTTCGATGCCGCGTAGTCCACGTACTGGCCTGGGCCGCCCAGGCGCGCGGCGGCGCTCGACACGTTGACGATGGCGCCGCCGCGGCCGCCATGGCGCTTGCCCATGCGCTTGATGGCCTCGCGCGCGCACAGGAAGCTGCCGATCACGTTGACGTCGAACATCCGCTTCAGGCGCGCGAGGCTCATGTCCTCCACGCGCTGCGTGCGGTCGACGATGCCGGCGTTGTTGACCAGCGCCGTAAGCCGGCCAAGCGACGCGTCCACCTGCGCGAACATCGCCATCACCTGGTCTTCGTCGGCGACGTCGCCGGGGACGGCGATCGCCTTGCCGCCACCAGCGCGGATGGCGGCGACCACCTTCTCGGCCGCGGCCTGGTCGCGCGCGAAATTGACGGCGACGGCGAAGCCCTTGCTCGCGGCCAGCAGCGCGGTGGCCGCGCCGATGCCGCGGCTGCCGCCGGTGACCAACAACACCTGCTCGTTCACGGGTCTCCTCCTCCTCGCCGCGCAGCAGGCGGCGAGCCGTCATTAAAGCAAAAGCAGCCGATTGACGCGCGGGGCCCGGATGGGGGAAGCTAGCCGCCTTTGCAGCATCCACAGGAGCAGGCCATGGGCCAATTCACGGAACTCAAGGCCGCCGACGGCCAGGCCATCCCCGCCTATGTCGCCCAGCCCGCCGGTCAGCCCAAGGGCGGCGTCGTCGTCATCCAGGAAATCTTCGGCGTCAATTCGCACATCCGCTCCGTCGCCGACGGCTATGCCGCCGCGGGCTACCTGGCCGTCGCGCCGGCCATCTTCCACCGGGTGCGCCCGAACGTCGAGCTCGGCTACACGCAGGAAGACATGGCGGAAGGTTCGACGCTGAAGGCCGCCACCGAAGCGTTGCCGACGCCGGGCGTGATGCAGGACATCCAGGCGGCGATCAACCACGCCGGCGAGGCCGGCAAGGTGGGCATCGTCGGCTATTGCTACGGCGGCCTGCTCACCTGGCGCGCCGCCTGCACGCTGAAGGGCCTGAGCGCCGCGGCGCCTTACTACGGCGGCGGCATGACCACGCCGGACGAGGTGGCGCGCAAGCCCAAGGTGCCGGTGATGGCGCACTTCGGCAGCAAGGACCACTGGATCAGCCAGGAGAGCGTGGAGCAGTTCAAGCGGGCGCATCCGGAGGTGGAGGTCCACGTCTACGACGCCGACCACGGCTTCAACTGCGACCAGCGCGGCTCGTACGATCCGGCTTCGGCGCAGCTGGCCCGGGAGCGGACGCTGGAGTTCTTCGCGAAGCACCTGGCGTAAGGCGCTGCAGTTCCAGCGCATTCGCCGCCGCTGCGCCGCTACCGGTGTTGTCGAAGATGCACCAGGCTTCTTCGCACTCGCGGTCGGCAAGCCGCAGCCGCGCGGCCAGCGCCTGCAGCAGCTCCGGCTCGTAAGGCGAGAAGTACATCCGCGGCGAGCCGTGCAGCCGCAGGTAGACCCGCGCCGTCCAGCCGCCAGGCGCGCGCGCTTCGTCGATGCGCACCGGATCCGCCAGCACTCGGGCGATGCGCAGCTCGCGCAGCAGCGCGTCGACGTTGTAGCCGAACCAGCTCGCATGCCTTGGCTCGCAAGCGATGTTGCCGTCGAAGCGCTCGCTCAGCAGTTCGAGGAAGGGCAGGGCGACCGCGCTCTCGAAGGCAAAGCTGGGTGGCAGCTGCACCAGCAGCCAGCCCAGCTTCTCGCCCAGTCCCGTCACTTCAGCGAGGAAGGTGTCGAGCAGCGCCTCGCAATCCACGAAGCGCCGCTCGTGCGTGATCGCCTTCGGCAGCTTGGCGCTGAAGCGGAAGTCCGCCGGCACGCTGGCCGCCCAGCGCTCGTACACCTTGCGCTGGTGCGGCCGGTAGAACGAGGTGTTGATCTCCACCGCCGGCAGGCGGGTGGCATAACGGGCCAGCTGGCTGTCGCCCGGCCCGAACTCCTCGCGCACCGCGCGCGGCAGCGCCCAGCCGGCGCAGCCGCTGCGGATCATCGCGCGCGGGCGAGGTAGCGCTTGCGCCAGAACACGAGGCCCAGGGCGATGGCCATGGTCGCCATCACGCCGACGGTCCACCACAGGCCTTCCTGGTTGTGGATCGCCGGCATGAATTCGAAGTTCATGCCGAAGAAGCCCACGATCAGGTTCAGCGGCAGGAAGATGGCCGTCAGCGCCGTCAGCGTGCGCATGATCTCGTTGGTGCGGTGGCCGACGGCGGAGAAGTGGATCTGCACCGCCGTCTCCGCGCTCTGCTCCATGCGGCGCACGTGGTGCACGACGCGCTGGATGTGCTCCACGACGTCGCGCGCCCGCGCCAGCAGGCCATCCAGCTCCGCCTGCCCCATCCACTGCGGCGGCTGTTCGCGCTGCGTGTCCAGCCATTCCTGCACCGCGTCCTGCTGCTCCTCGCACATGTCTTCCAGCGAGTGCAGGGCGTTGCGCGCGGTCATCAGCGACGACCAGTCGGCGCCGCGGCTGGACGGGGCGAGCAGGCTCTGCTGCCACTGGTCGAGTTCGTTGCTCAGGTCCTTGCGCAGCTCCAGGTAGCTGTCCACCATCATGTTCAGCATGCGCACCATCAGGTCCGCGGTGCTGATCGGCAGGCGGCTGCGGGCCGCGGCCGTCAGGCCCTCCGCCTGCACTGCGTCGGCCAGGTAGCGCTCGATGAACAGGCGCGCCGCATAGCAGCCGCCCGGGTGCACGGTAATCAGCAGGCGGTCGAAGACGACGAAGCCGACGGCGCGCGAGCGGATGCGGCGGAACAGTTCCAGGGGGCCCGCCCGCACGTGCGACTCGTCGCCCAGCTCCGCCTGCACTTCCGCCTCGGACGCGAGCCGCCGGAAGATCATCAGGTCATAGACCGACGTGTAGTCGTAGCGGGCCGGGTGCGCGCGATTGCCCAGGTCCTTGACGTGCACGTCCAGCAGCTGCGATCCCCCGAGGACGTGCGCGGCGCGCTGCAGCATGGGCAGGTCCTGGTCCAGGTGCTCGCGTTCGAGGTAGATCCAGACGAAACCCCGCTCCGGCGCCTGGTGCGGGATGGTTTCCAGGAAGCGCAGCGTGCCGTTGGCGAATTCGACGATCTGCAACCGGCGTCCCTTCCCGAGGCCTCAGGCGCGCAGGCGCCGGGCGGCGTCGAGCGCGAAGTAGGTGAGGATGCCGTCGGCGCCGGCGCGCTTGAAGGCGAGCAGGCTCTCCATCATCACCAGGTCGTGGTCCAGCCAGCCGTTCTGCGCGGCGGCCTTCAGCATGGCGTACTCGCCGGACACCTGGTAGGCGAAGGTGGGCACGCGGAATTCGTCCTTCACGCGGCGCAGCACGTCCAGGTAGGGCATGCCGGGCTTCACCATCACCATGTCGGCGCCTTCGGCCAGGTCCATGGCGACTTCGCGCAAGGCCTCGTCGGTGTTGCCCGGGTCCATCTGGTAGACCTTCTTGTTGCTCTTGCCCAGGTTGGAGGCGGAGCCGACGGCGTCGCGGAACGGGCCGTAGAAGGCGCTCGCGTACTTGGCGCTGTACGCCATGATGCGCGTGTGGATGTCGCCGCGGGCTTCGAGGGCGCCGCGTATCGCGCCAATGCGACCGTCCATCATGTCGGAGGGCGCAACGATGTCGACGCCCGCCTGCGACTGCGTCAGCGCCTGCTGCACCAGCACTTCCACCGTTTCGTCGTTCAGGATGTAGCCGGTTTCATCCAGCAAGCCGTCCTGGCCGTGGCTGGTGAAGGGGTCGAGCGCGACGTCGGTCATCACGCCCAGTTCGGGGAACTCCTGTTTCAACTTGCGCACCACACGTGGCACCAGGCCTTCGGCGTTGCAGGCCTCGCGGCCATCGGGCGTCTTCAGCTTCGCGTCGATGACGGGAAACAACGCCATCACCGGAATCCCCAGCTTCACGCACTGCTCCGCGACCGGCAGCAGCAGGTCCAGGCTCACGCGTTCGACGCCGGGCATCGAGGCGACGGCCTGCCGCTGCTTCTCGCCGTCGAGCACGAACACCGGGTAGATCAGGTCGTGCGGGCTCAGTGTGTGCTCGCGTACCAGGTTGCGGGTGAACTCGTCCCGCCGCAGGCGGCGCGGGCGCCCGTGGGGGTAGGGGGCAAATGGCGTCATGGTTCGAAAATTGTGCCCGAAGCGGGCACTTCTCACGGTCCGGAGGGCCCGGTGCGGGTTCCGGTGTGGAAATCACGTAAGGCCTTGCCTTGAAAGGCCGAGTCCGGTTTGTTAAATTACGCGCGGGCGGCTTGCCGCTCCCCGCTTTTCCTCCCTGAGCGGGCGCCTTGATGTGTGACAGCAAAAAGGCTTCGCACCCCGGCCGGTGGCCGGGGTCTTTTTTTTGGTGGGTCCCGCATCCGTACACTCGGGGCAAATGCTCTGGGTCAAGGCCTTCCACATCGTGTTCGTGGCCAGCTGGTTTGCCGGCCTCTTCTATCTTCCCCGCATCTTCGTGAACCTCGCCATGGTGCCGCCCGGCTCCGAGGCCGAGAGGGCCCGGCTGCTGCTGATGGCGCGCAAGCTGCTGCGGTTCACGACGATGCTCGCGGTGCCGGCCCTCGCCCTCGGCCTGTGGTTGTGGCTGGGATACGGCATCGGGCGCGGCAGCGGCTGGCTGCACGCCAAACTGGCGGTTGTCCTGCTGACCATCGGTTATCACCACGGCTGCGCGGTGATGCTGCGCAAGTTCGAGTCAGGCGCCAGTCAGCGCGGGCATCGCTGGTTCCGCGTTTTCAACGAAGTGCCGGTGCTGTTCCTGGTGGCGGCCGTGATCCTGGTGGTGGTGAAGCCCTTTTGAGCGCGCACAAGACATCGGCCTGGCCGCTGGCCGGCGCTTACACGGCGCTGGTGGTCTACGCCAGCCTCTACCCCTTCTCCGGCTGGCGCGACCAGGAGATCGCGCCCTGGGAGTTCCTGTTCGCCGGCTGGCCCCGTTACTGGACCTGGTTCGACATCGGCGCCAACGTCGTGGGCTACATGCCGCTGGGCTTCCTGCTGGCCTTGAGCTTCCTGAGGCGCGGCAACGTGCGCCGGTTTGCCGGCCACCCGAATGTCGGCGCGGTGGCCGTGGCGGTGCTGGCCGGCGCCGCGCTGTCGCTGGCGATGGAGACGCTGCAGAACTACCTGCCCTCGCGCGTTGCCAGCAACGTCGATTTCGGGCTCAACGTGGCGGGCACCTTGCTGGGTGCGAGCGTCGCTGCCGGCCTGGAACTGGTGGGCGCCATCTCGCGCTGGAGCCGCTTCCGCGCGCGCTGGTTCATTCCGGAGTCGCGCGGTGCGCTGGTGCTGCTGGCGCTGTGGCCGTTCGCGTTGCTGTTCCCGGCGGCCGTGCCGCTGGGGCTGGGCCAGGTGCTGGAGCGGCTCGAAGCGGGCATCGCCGACTGGCTGCAGGACACGCCCTTCCTGGAATGGCTGCCGGTGCGGGACATCGAACTGCAGCCGCTGGTGCCCGCCGCCGAATTGCTGTGCGTCGCGCTCGGTGCCTTCATTCCCTGCCTGCTGGGGTACTGCATCCTGCGCACGGTGGGCCGGCGCGCGATCTTCGCCGTCGTCGCGCTTGCGGTGGGCATCGGCGTGACCGCGCTGTCCGCCGCCCTGAGCTGGGGACCTTCGCATGCCTGGGCCTGGCTCAGCGTGGCGGTGCGCATGGGCCTGGCCTTCGGCTTCGTGCTGTCGCTGCTGATGTTGCCGGTGCCGCGCCGCGGCTGTGCGGCGGTGCTGCTGCTGGCCCTGGTGGTGCACCTCAGCGTCCTGAACCAGGCGTCGGCCAGTGCGTATTTCACGGACACGCTGCAGGCCTGGGAGCAGGGCCGCTTCATCCGTTTTCACGGCCTGGCGCAGTGGCTCGGCTGGATCTGGCCTTACGTGGCGCTGGTTTATGTGCTGCTGCGGGTTTCCCGCCCGGAGGCCCCTCCTACAATCCCGCAATGACCGCGCCTTCGTCTCCCCAGTACTACGAACACCACGTCTTCTTCTGCCTCAACCAGCGCACCAATGGCGAGGCTTGCTGCGCGGACCACAACGCCCAGGCGGCGTTCGACCGCTGCAAGAAGCAGGTGAAGGCGCAGGGGCTCGCAGGCCCGGGCAAGGTGCGGGTGAACAAGGCCGGCTGCCTGGACCGCTGCCAGGGCGGCCCGATCGCCGTGGTCTACCCCGAAGGCACCTGGTACACCTATGTGGACGAGGCGGACATCGACGAGATCGTCGAATCGCACCTGAAGAACGGCAAAGTGGTCGAACGCCTGCTGACCCCGCCGCACCTCGGTCGCTGATGAACTCCCGCACCGAGAAGCTGGAGATCGCCGGCCCGGCGGGGCGGCTGCAGGCGCTGCGCGACCAGCCGGAAGGCCCGCCCGCCGGTACGGCGGTCATCGCCCATCCGCATCCGCTGTTCGGCGGGACCATGGACAACAAGGTGGTGCAGACGCTGGCCCGCGCCTTCGTGCAATGCGGCTGGACGGCGATCCGCTTCAACTTCCGCGGCGTCGGCGCCAGCGAGGGGCAGTTCGACGAGGGCCGCGGCGAGATGCAGGACCTGCTGGCCGCCGTGCGCGAGCTGGCAGGCGCCGGTCCGCTGGCGCTGGCGGGCTTTTCCTTCGGCTCCTTCGTCACCATCCAGGCCCTGCAGGAACTGTGGGGAGCCCGCGAAATCAGGCACATCGTGCTGGTGGGCACGGCCACGGCGCGCTTCGCGGTCCCGGCGCTGCCGCCCGAGGCGCACGAGCGCACCCTGGCCATCCACGGCGAAGTGGATGACACGGTGCCGCTTGCTTCGGTGCTCGACTGGGCCCGGCCGCAGACACTGCCGGTTACGGTCGTCCCCGGGGTCGAGCATTTCTTCCACGGACAATTGCCCCTTTTGAAGAGCCTGGTGGTCCGCCACCTGCGCGTACAGGGATGAAACCTGCCTGGATGAGGGCGCTGCTGGCGCCCTGGATCTTCCTTTTCTGCGCCGTGGCGGCGGCCCAGGTGCCGCAAGCCCCGCAGATCGCGGCCCGCCAGTTCCTGCTGCTGGACGTGACGGCCGACCAGGTGCTGGCCGCCAAGGACGCCGATGTCCAGGTCGAGCCCTCGTCGCTGACCAAGCTGATGACCGCCTACCTGGTCTACGACGCGCTGCGGTCCGGCAAGATCCGCCTGGACCAGAAGCTGCCGGTGAGCACGCGGGCCTGGAAGACCCCCGGTTCGCGCATGTTCATCGACCCCAAGATGCAGGTGCCGGTGGAGGACCTGATCAAGGGCATGGTGGTGCAGTCCGGCAACGACGCCACGGTCGCGCTGGCCGAAGGCGTGGGCGGGACGGTGGAGCACTTCGTCGAGCTGATGAACCAGCAGGCGAAGGCGCTGGGCATGAGCCACACCACCTTCAAGAACCCTGAGGGCCTGCCGGCGCCAGGCCACACCAGCACCGCGCGCGACCTGGGCGTCCTGGCCACCCGCCTGATCCAGGACTTCCCGCAGGACCTGCCGTACTACGCGATCAAGAAGTACCGCTACCAGGGCACGCCGACGGCCAACGACACCAACCGGAACACGCTGCTGTTCCGCGACCCGACGGTGGACGGGCTGATGACCGGCCATACCGATGCGGCGGGCTATTGCGTCATCGCCACGGCCAAGCGCGACTTCCCCAACCTGCAGGGCCGCCGGCTGCTGGCGATCGTGCTGGGCGCCACCAGCGACTCGGCGCGGGCGAACGAAACCCAGAAGCTGCTGAACTGGGGTTTCACGGCCTTCGAGGGCCTGAAGCTGTTCGGTGCCAACCAGGCGGTGCTGGAACCGCAAGTCTGGAAAGGCTCGGCCACGACGGTGAAGCTGGGCCAGCCGCAGCCGATCGTGCTGGCCGTGCCGGCCGGCAGCGGCAGCCGGATCAAGACCCAGGTGGCCCGCCCCGACCCGCTGGTCGCCCCGATCCAGAAGGGCCAGAAGGTCGCCACGCTGAAGATCCTCTCGGGCGAGCAGGTGCTGCGGGAGGTGCCGCTGGTGGCGCTGGAAACCGTGGAACAGGCGGGGATTTTCGGCCGGGCCTGGGACGCCATCCGCCTCTGGATCAAGTAGGCCGGCCCAGCCCCATATTTGCGGGTTTTCACCACCCGGGCTATACTCGCGGGCTTTCCCGCAATTTGGGGTGGGAAAGCTTTTCCGTTCTCGAACGGATTTCACGTAATTAACGGGACGTTTTTTTCAATGCCAACCATCAATCAACTGGTGCGTCAGGGCCGGGAGGTCGAGAAGACCAAATCCAAGAGCCCCGCGATGCAGAACAGCCCCCAGCGCCGTGGCGTGTGCACCCGCGTGTACACCACGACGCCGAAGAAGCCGAACTCCGCGCTGCGCAAGGTCGCCAAGGTGCGCCTGACCAACGGTTTCGAAGTCATCTCCTATATCGGCGGTGAAGGCCACAACCTGCAGGAACACTCCGTGGTGCTCGTGCGCGGCGGCCGTGTGAAGGACTTGCCCGGTGTGCGTTACCACATCGTCCGCGGTTCCCTGGACCTGCAAGGCGTGAAGGATCGCAAGCAGTCCCGCTCCAAGTACGGCGCGAAGCGCCCGAAGAAGGCCTAAGGGCCTGGCCCGCAAGAGGGCGTAATCAGTCTGTCGTTTGTCGGTGCTCGAATCGCCAGGCAGGCGAATCAAGCGTAGTGACCCAGTTCCGGGTCGAGTAAGTGGGATGTCCTTGATGGCTCCCGCGGCCCCCGCAAGGGCAGGCCAACTGAAGCAAAGAGTAGAGGTTAGAAATGCCACGTCGTCGCGAAGTCCCCAAGCGTGA from Ramlibacter agri encodes:
- a CDS encoding CopD family protein, producing the protein MLWVKAFHIVFVASWFAGLFYLPRIFVNLAMVPPGSEAERARLLLMARKLLRFTTMLAVPALALGLWLWLGYGIGRGSGWLHAKLAVVLLTIGYHHGCAVMLRKFESGASQRGHRWFRVFNEVPVLFLVAAVILVVVKPF
- a CDS encoding DUF72 domain-containing protein gives rise to the protein MIRSGCAGWALPRAVREEFGPGDSQLARYATRLPAVEINTSFYRPHQRKVYERWAASVPADFRFSAKLPKAITHERRFVDCEALLDTFLAEVTGLGEKLGWLLVQLPPSFAFESAVALPFLELLSERFDGNIACEPRHASWFGYNVDALLRELRIARVLADPVRIDEARAPGGWTARVYLRLHGSPRMYFSPYEPELLQALAARLRLADRECEEAWCIFDNTGSGAAAANALELQRLTPGASRRTPASAPGPAAPKPDRTSRAGRS
- a CDS encoding D-alanyl-D-alanine carboxypeptidase family protein; translated protein: MRALLAPWIFLFCAVAAAQVPQAPQIAARQFLLLDVTADQVLAAKDADVQVEPSSLTKLMTAYLVYDALRSGKIRLDQKLPVSTRAWKTPGSRMFIDPKMQVPVEDLIKGMVVQSGNDATVALAEGVGGTVEHFVELMNQQAKALGMSHTTFKNPEGLPAPGHTSTARDLGVLATRLIQDFPQDLPYYAIKKYRYQGTPTANDTNRNTLLFRDPTVDGLMTGHTDAAGYCVIATAKRDFPNLQGRRLLAIVLGATSDSARANETQKLLNWGFTAFEGLKLFGANQAVLEPQVWKGSATTVKLGQPQPIVLAVPAGSGSRIKTQVARPDPLVAPIQKGQKVATLKILSGEQVLREVPLVALETVEQAGIFGRAWDAIRLWIK
- a CDS encoding alpha/beta hydrolase gives rise to the protein MNSRTEKLEIAGPAGRLQALRDQPEGPPAGTAVIAHPHPLFGGTMDNKVVQTLARAFVQCGWTAIRFNFRGVGASEGQFDEGRGEMQDLLAAVRELAGAGPLALAGFSFGSFVTIQALQELWGAREIRHIVLVGTATARFAVPALPPEAHERTLAIHGEVDDTVPLASVLDWARPQTLPVTVVPGVEHFFHGQLPLLKSLVVRHLRVQG
- the hemB gene encoding porphobilinogen synthase; protein product: MTPFAPYPHGRPRRLRRDEFTRNLVREHTLSPHDLIYPVFVLDGEKQRQAVASMPGVERVSLDLLLPVAEQCVKLGIPVMALFPVIDAKLKTPDGREACNAEGLVPRVVRKLKQEFPELGVMTDVALDPFTSHGQDGLLDETGYILNDETVEVLVQQALTQSQAGVDIVAPSDMMDGRIGAIRGALEARGDIHTRIMAYSAKYASAFYGPFRDAVGSASNLGKSNKKVYQMDPGNTDEALREVAMDLAEGADMVMVKPGMPYLDVLRRVKDEFRVPTFAYQVSGEYAMLKAAAQNGWLDHDLVMMESLLAFKRAGADGILTYFALDAARRLRA
- a CDS encoding (2Fe-2S) ferredoxin domain-containing protein, coding for MTAPSSPQYYEHHVFFCLNQRTNGEACCADHNAQAAFDRCKKQVKAQGLAGPGKVRVNKAGCLDRCQGGPIAVVYPEGTWYTYVDEADIDEIVESHLKNGKVVERLLTPPHLGR
- a CDS encoding VanZ family protein — translated: MSAHKTSAWPLAGAYTALVVYASLYPFSGWRDQEIAPWEFLFAGWPRYWTWFDIGANVVGYMPLGFLLALSFLRRGNVRRFAGHPNVGAVAVAVLAGAALSLAMETLQNYLPSRVASNVDFGLNVAGTLLGASVAAGLELVGAISRWSRFRARWFIPESRGALVLLALWPFALLFPAAVPLGLGQVLERLEAGIADWLQDTPFLEWLPVRDIELQPLVPAAELLCVALGAFIPCLLGYCILRTVGRRAIFAVVALAVGIGVTALSAALSWGPSHAWAWLSVAVRMGLAFGFVLSLLMLPVPRRGCAAVLLLALVVHLSVLNQASASAYFTDTLQAWEQGRFIRFHGLAQWLGWIWPYVALVYVLLRVSRPEAPPTIPQ
- the rpsL gene encoding 30S ribosomal protein S12, which encodes MPTINQLVRQGREVEKTKSKSPAMQNSPQRRGVCTRVYTTTPKKPNSALRKVAKVRLTNGFEVISYIGGEGHNLQEHSVVLVRGGRVKDLPGVRYHIVRGSLDLQGVKDRKQSRSKYGAKRPKKA
- a CDS encoding SDR family oxidoreductase; translated protein: MNEQVLLVTGGSRGIGAATALLAASKGFAVAVNFARDQAAAEKVVAAIRAGGGKAIAVPGDVADEDQVMAMFAQVDASLGRLTALVNNAGIVDRTQRVEDMSLARLKRMFDVNVIGSFLCAREAIKRMGKRHGGRGGAIVNVSSAAARLGGPGQYVDYAASKGAIDTFTIGLAKEVADDGIRVNAVRPGLIETDIHASGGQPNRVKDLKHQVPMQRGGTAEEVAQAIVWLLSPEASYTTMSLVEVSGGR
- a CDS encoding dienelactone hydrolase family protein, with product MGQFTELKAADGQAIPAYVAQPAGQPKGGVVVIQEIFGVNSHIRSVADGYAAAGYLAVAPAIFHRVRPNVELGYTQEDMAEGSTLKAATEALPTPGVMQDIQAAINHAGEAGKVGIVGYCYGGLLTWRAACTLKGLSAAAPYYGGGMTTPDEVARKPKVPVMAHFGSKDHWISQESVEQFKRAHPEVEVHVYDADHGFNCDQRGSYDPASAQLARERTLEFFAKHLA
- a CDS encoding magnesium transporter CorA family protein gives rise to the protein MQIVEFANGTLRFLETIPHQAPERGFVWIYLEREHLDQDLPMLQRAAHVLGGSQLLDVHVKDLGNRAHPARYDYTSVYDLMIFRRLASEAEVQAELGDESHVRAGPLELFRRIRSRAVGFVVFDRLLITVHPGGCYAARLFIERYLADAVQAEGLTAAARSRLPISTADLMVRMLNMMVDSYLELRKDLSNELDQWQQSLLAPSSRGADWSSLMTARNALHSLEDMCEEQQDAVQEWLDTQREQPPQWMGQAELDGLLARARDVVEHIQRVVHHVRRMEQSAETAVQIHFSAVGHRTNEIMRTLTALTAIFLPLNLIVGFFGMNFEFMPAIHNQEGLWWTVGVMATMAIALGLVFWRKRYLARAR